One genomic segment of Pandoraea sputorum includes these proteins:
- the flgD gene encoding flagellar hook assembly protein FlgD: protein MASINTSNAANFSQNFLDSINGTANNSSSSKSSAGSADDLQNSFLKLLVAQMNNQDPLNPMDNSQVTSQLAQISTVSGITQLNTTLSSVTSQLNSTQSLQAAALVGKGVLIPGTNIGVGSTKADDGTVTKTATPFGFELPSDADTVKIEIKDSTGKTIRTVNAGALDAGVQALTWDAKDDAGNAVADGKYTLSVTATANGKAVTPTLLSYAQVQSVVASTTGSPLLNVGTGSNIKLSDVREIL from the coding sequence ATGGCCAGCATCAATACGTCGAACGCCGCGAATTTTTCGCAGAACTTCCTCGACTCGATCAACGGCACTGCCAACAACAGTTCCAGCTCGAAGTCGTCGGCCGGTAGCGCGGACGATCTGCAAAACAGCTTCCTGAAGTTGCTCGTCGCTCAGATGAACAACCAGGATCCGCTCAACCCGATGGACAACTCGCAGGTCACGTCGCAGCTCGCGCAGATCAGCACGGTCTCGGGCATCACGCAGCTGAACACCACGCTCTCGTCGGTCACCTCGCAACTGAACTCGACGCAGAGCCTGCAGGCCGCAGCGCTGGTCGGCAAGGGCGTGCTGATTCCCGGCACCAACATCGGCGTGGGCAGCACCAAGGCAGACGACGGCACCGTCACGAAGACGGCCACGCCGTTCGGCTTCGAACTGCCGAGCGATGCCGACACCGTCAAGATCGAGATCAAGGACAGCACCGGCAAGACGATCCGCACCGTCAACGCGGGTGCGCTCGATGCCGGCGTGCAGGCCCTGACGTGGGACGCCAAGGACGACGCCGGTAACGCGGTGGCAGACGGCAAGTACACGCTGAGCGTGACGGCCACGGCCAACGGCAAGGCCGTGACGCCGACGCTGCTCTCGTACGCGCAGGTGCAAAGCGTTGTCGCCAGTACGACCGGTTCGCCGCTGCTCAACGTGGGCA
- the flgB gene encoding flagellar basal body rod protein FlgB has translation MMDKLDAALRFSQQALAMRAYRQEVISSNIANADTPGYKSRDVDFNNALSQAVERGAQQQLATESSVSLSRTSSRHIAGRGVTTAPPMGGPELLYRVPYQQSVDGNTVELDAERVNFADNAVHYQTGLTVLSSQIKTMLAAITSQG, from the coding sequence ATCATGGACAAACTGGACGCGGCATTGCGATTCTCCCAGCAGGCGCTGGCTATGCGCGCCTACCGTCAGGAGGTGATCTCGTCGAATATCGCCAACGCGGACACGCCGGGGTACAAGTCGCGCGACGTCGACTTCAATAACGCGTTGAGTCAGGCCGTCGAGCGCGGCGCGCAGCAGCAGCTCGCCACCGAGTCGAGCGTGTCGCTCTCGCGCACGTCCTCGCGCCACATCGCCGGGCGCGGTGTGACGACGGCACCGCCGATGGGCGGCCCGGAACTGCTCTACCGCGTGCCGTATCAGCAAAGCGTCGACGGCAACACCGTCGAACTCGATGCCGAGCGTGTGAACTTCGCCGACAACGCCGTGCACTATCAGACGGGCCTCACAGTCCTGAGCAGCCAGATCAAGACGATGCTGGCCGCCATCACCAGTCAAGGGTAA
- the flgC gene encoding flagellar basal body rod protein FlgC, with protein MPLMSIFDVAGSAMTAQSQRMNVTASNLANAESVTGPDGQPYRAKQVVFQVNPVTGTDVGGVKVAGVVEDPSPLKTVYDPKNPAANAQGYVTMPNVNPVEEMVNMISASRSYQANVEALNTAKTLMLKTLTVGQ; from the coding sequence ATGCCACTCATGAGCATCTTCGACGTTGCCGGCTCGGCCATGACTGCGCAATCGCAGCGCATGAACGTGACGGCCAGCAACCTGGCCAACGCCGAATCGGTGACTGGCCCCGACGGCCAGCCGTACCGCGCCAAGCAGGTCGTGTTTCAGGTCAATCCGGTCACGGGCACCGATGTCGGCGGCGTGAAGGTCGCGGGTGTGGTGGAAGACCCGTCGCCGCTCAAGACCGTGTACGACCCGAAGAACCCGGCCGCGAATGCACAGGGCTACGTCACCATGCCCAACGTGAATCCGGTGGAAGAGATGGTCAACATGATCTCCGCTTCCCGCTCGTATCAAGCCAACGTCGAAGCGCTCAACACCGCCAAGACACTCATGCTCAAAACCCTCACGGTCGGCCAGTAA